tttATTGTCGTATTTTACGAAATCACCACAGctaccccaaccttcagcaaccaccaccttgatcagtcagcaaccatcaacatAAAGGCAAGATCCTCCACtggcaaaaagattatgactcactgaaggttCAAATGAtcattagccttttttttttttttgagatggagtatcgctcttttgcccaggttggagtgtaatggcaccatctcagctcactgcaacctctgcctcctgggttcaagtgattctcttgcctcagcctcccaagtagctggggttacaggcatctgccaccacacccagctaattttttgtatttttagtagagacgggatttcaaccatgttggccaggctggttttgaactcctgaccttaagtgatctgcctgcctaggtcTCCCTAATGCCTAacgttaggattacaggcgtgagccactgcgcccggatgatcattagtattttttagcaataaaatattttaaaattaaggtatgtacattgtttttaagacataatgctattacatacttaatagactacagtatagtgtaagcATAATTTTTACATGTCtggggaaaccaaaaaatttgtgtgacttgttttattgccatatttgttttatcacagtggtctggaactgaacccacaatatctctgaggtatacttgtatttatttttatactcattTTCCACTTAAGGTAAGTGATTCTGGTTTTCCATTTTATGATagtgaaaaaatattcttttctaaataaatggaTTTAAGAGTCTATGTCAATAAGAACATTAATAGGGCAGATGGTAGGTAGATGAAGGCCAAAATCACAAAGACAGTGTAAGAATGACAGACATTTTGGAAATCCTGCTTTGATTGAAAGAATGGTGGACATTAGAGTTAGATTTGAGTCAGAAGTCTAGCTGTGTTGTGATTAGTCATGAGACCCTGGGCAAATAACTTTTGCTATCTGTGAAAGGTAAGAAgtctgccgggtgtggtggctcatgcctataatcccaggactttgggaggccgaggcgggtggatcacctgaggtcaagagttcgagaccaggttggccaacatgacgaaaccctgtctctactaaaaatacaaccaagaaaagtagctggatgtggtggcaggcgcctgtaatcccagctacttgggagactgaggcaggagaattgctggaccccaggaggcggaggttgcagtgggccaagatcatgccactgccactgcactccagcctgggcgactgagcaagaatttgtctcaaaaaaaaaaaaaagtaagaagtgATGGAGGAAGTACCCACTTCACTGGAAAAAAGGTAATGATGGGTGGGCTAAGTTGGATAAATCGTGGTAGGAGGAGGTAAAGCGGCCTATACAGGCATAAGGTGTTATTACCATTATCCTGTGCCCACAGGATTAacaatctttccttttttataaacCAAAAAGATATTTAAAGTCATAACTGGATTCTAAACCCTTCAGGGCAATGCTGGCTGCTCACGGGTTCACTGGAAAAAGTCTAGCAGTTCTGGACAGGGACAGGGAGGATCAGTGGAAGAACTGCTTGCCATTTGGTCTCTCCTGGATAGAACTTAGAGCAGCCTGGGGCCTCTGTTTCAACCCTCATCCAGACCCCTACTCTATACTGAGTCAGATGCACACAAGGATCTTGGGGGTGGCCTGTTGTGATGTATTGTTGCATAAAACAGGTGTTTTGCTAAACTGGGTAGGAAGAGTTGTAACAGATATTCTTCTCTTGGATCTTGACTCTGGGGTTCCTGTTCCATTTAGTGTAGTAGTTTTTCTTGGAGGATTTGGATTTTGGTAGGTGACATCCCATTGAcctggagaggaaagaggaaatataAATGGTCAGCAATCAAGTTAGTCATTTGCTGATCTCTGGCTTTTAGAATACTGGGTAAGATCCTGTGGGAGGAAAGAGAATAAAGTGATTTATCCCATTCTTGATGAGGGATCCACCCTAGATATATGTGAAGTTAACTTACAGGAAGAAGCTCTTGATTCCAGGTCTGCATGATGTCAAAAACAAAGCACTTTGCACAATAAGTCAGGAAAGTGAGGTCCATTAGGAAGGGACAGGACTAAGAGCAACAAGGTGCCCTGAAGAGTGTGAAAAGGGAATGATGGAAGGGAAGCAGCATGTTATAAAAGCAAACAGAGTGCAAATGAGATTGGATGTTAGAGATGAGATTGGATGGATGGATCTGGCAGCAGGAGGAGCCGTAGGCTTCGGGGGAGCCGTAGAAGCAGTGCTTCTGGAGAAAAGCCTGGAGCCAAGCGGTGGCAATGATAATTAAGAAGGAGCAAGCATGCAAGAGGCATTGTTAAAGAAGTAGCCAAGAATTTGCAGGGCTTGATGAAGGAAGTGAAAGAAAGGGTAGAGAGATGGTGCTGAGCTCTTGAGCCTGAGCATTTGGGAGGAGGAAATGCCCAAGATGGTCCtgggaaaggcaggaaaacaggaTCACCTTAGGAAGGGAAGATGAGCAGGCTGATATCAACTATGTTGATTTTTAGGAACTGTCAGGATGAAGTCAAGTCAACTGTCTATCAGGAGGTTGGAGAGACATGACATTAGAGGTCAGGAGAAGGGTCGGAGCTGAGGACAAATATTCAAGAACTCCAGGGGTCCAAGAGGTAGGGATAGAAAGTGCAAAGGATAGAAAGCACATCTTTTTTTTACCTACATATATGATCAAAGTCGTCCATTTTCCCTAAAAATAGAGTGAAATTCTGCATCTTAATGAAGATAGAGATGTACAAGAATACCTCACCCTGTCCCCTCCAGGCATGCTTGCAAGCCCACGAGTCAGTGTGGCATAGCAGTGGGAAACTGTCTCCCCTCTCTAGCAAACCCAGGTTTATAAGCTCTCAAGAAATGGCACAGATTTGGAATAAATGTCTGGAGTTGATCAAATTATGGGACAGACGTCAGCCTGGGAGCGCATTTTGGTCTTCCCATCATATGCCTCCCCACCCATCTCCCATCTCCTCTTGCCCCATGGCTTCTGCTCCCCTAGCCCCTTACCTTTTCTTCTCCCTTACCTAAAATTCCCAGATACACTCTTTGGTAATGTCTTCGCTGTCTGCCAACAGGGTGCCGCTTTGGTCGGCTCGCATGTAGAAGCCATTGGGGGCCAGTACGGTGAGTAAGTTGCTCCCCTGAAGCTCGATACAGAAGTTGAGTGCAAACTTGCCCCAAGGGCGAAAGGTACCAAAGGATGTTATTGACCAGAAGGATCCCCCCTGTGCTGGAGAAGGAAGAGCTCAGGTTGGTAGGCCATTCATAGGGGAGTCCTCCAGCAATCTAGCCTTGGAGGGGCTTCGTGGAGGCATGCCACCCTCCCCTGGCTGCCCCATCCTGCCTGCATTGGCAGGTCCTTCTACGGAAATGCAGGAGGGCCAATAGGGATTCCACTGCTGTCTGTTCTGCCAACCCACCTGGGGCTTTGAAGTGTGAAAACAAACAgagatcctgtttttttttttttttttttttttttttttttttttttttttttttttgagatggattcttgctttatgcctaggctggagtacagtggtgcaatctcggctcactgcaaactccgcctgtgccattcctcctgcctcagcctcctgagtagctggcactacaggcgcccaccaccacacccggctagttttttgtatttttagtagagatggggtttcaccgtgttagccaggatggtctcgatctcctgacctcatgatccacccgcctcggcctcccaaagtgctgggattacaggcgtgagccactgtgcccggcctgtttttccttttataatgaGAGGCCCTGGGTGGCAGGCCCTGAAGTCTGAGCTGGGGCTAAGGCAGGGACTAGACTGTGAACTCTCAGGCGGGCAAGAGGAGCCACTCACCCTGGAAGTGGTAGATACCCTGTCGGCAGGGTAGTAGGTGAATGCGGTCGGGCTGATCCTGGTTGCACTGTATGAGGTCATGGCCTGATGAGGAGCCCACATAGCCATAACGACCTCGCAATACAAGGAAGGGGCGATTGGCAAATAAAATCCCAAATTCCTCATTTGGGCCTGAAAGAAATAGGAAGGATTATCTGGATGGGCTGCCTTTAGGTGTTTTTCCCAAGTGGAAGCAGGAGTGGGGGACACTAATTGCAGAAGGGTGTGGTCAATATTTTAACACTGaatgaacacctactatgtgtcagatcTTACACTAGGTGCTTGTGAAATGCTTGTGAGAGCACCTAGCACATGTGAAACCCAAGAAGCTTTaatattcttccttcctttgagGTGTGTTGAtgtgtttaatcctcacaacaattctgTGAGGCCGCAGAATTGTAGACAATGAAATGTCCATTTTTATAGAcgacaaaactgaggctcaaggaggtGCTTTGCTCAAGTGATGACAAAAATTCAGTGACTGAATGAGTACAGACCCAAATCTTCTGACCCCGActctagtgttttatttttttgtttttgtttttttccttttttgagatggagtctcactctgttgcccaggctggagtgcagtgacacgatcttggctcactgcaacctccacctcccaggttcaagcgattctcctgcctcagcctcctgagtagctggggttacaggtatgcaccaccacgtctggctagtttttgtattttcagtagagatggggtttcaccatgttggtcaggctggtctcaaacttctaaccttgtgatccacccacctcagcctcccatagtgctgggattacaagcgtgagccaccacacccggccttcagTGTTCTTTTTAACCATCATATTCCACCTCCCTCTAAAGTTCTCCCTGACTTGGAATCATCTGGCAGGAAGGCTGCTCCACTCACCTGGAAGGGTAGCATTGGCCATCAGCAGGCCATTGGGTGCAATGCCCAGGAAGCGCCCCCTGCAGGACTGCAGGATGATCCTGCCACAGTTCCAGTGCATTCGGAAGAACGTGTCAGACTCCAGGGGGTGCCCATCAGCCATCACTGCCCTGTGGCGCCTCTGGAAAGAATGTCAGGAACAGAGATGAGGAGTAAGGACCGACAATCTCAGCTTTCTAGGAATAAAACCAGTTTTATTCCTAGACTCTCTTTCCCACATCCCACCTATCAGCCTTTTTCATGCTCCCAGAGTTGATGAGAATCCTTTTGGAAGATGTACTGTGGCCTCAGCTCTCCCCGTTCCCCCAGTCTGTGCTGTCTCCCAGAGCACAGCATAAAAACTAGGTCAGGATATCACAGGGAGAGAAATAAACCTGAGTCTTGACTCCAAAATCATTTTGAAGTAGATCATAGGCATAAAAGTGAAAGGTACACTATGAAACATCTAGAAGAATACATAAGAGAAGTTCTTTGCAAGTTTGGGGTAGGCAATGGTTTCTTGGGACAAGAAAAGCAGtaaccattttaaaaaactgataaactgaacttcactgaaattaaaaacttgCTTCTCAAAAGAaccattaaacaaataaaaaggcaagCCCCAGgttgggagaaaacttttgcaatacATATATTTGGCAAAGGACTTGGatttagaatacataaagaactcttacaactcattAATAAGACAAACAACCCAGTAACAAatagcaaaggatctgaacagatacGTTGCagagaagatgtacaaatggccaatgagcacatgaaaatgggcacggtggctcatacctgttatcccagcactttgggaggctgaggtgggcagatcatgaggtcaggagttcgagaccagcctggccaacgtagtgaaaccccatctctactaaaaatacaaaaaattagccgggcacggttgtgcatgcttgtagtcccagctagttgggaggttgaggtagaagaatctcttgaacccgggaggtggaacttgtggtgagctgagactgagccattgtactccagtccaggtgacagagtgagactttgtctcaaaaaaaaaaaaaattctaaacctTACTAATTATAAGGTAAATATGAATTAAATCCATAAATTACGCACCCACTAGAGTGGctaaaatagaaaagacagatAATCCAAAAGCCGGCTTTactgttggtgaggatatggaatTCTTAGAACCCTCACACATTATTGacaagaatgtaaaatagtatagtcactttagaaaactgacattttcttataaagttaagcACATATCTATTATACAAcctagtaattccactcctacatatttacccaagataaatgaaaatgtatgttcacaaaaagacttgtacatgaatgcttatagcaactttattcctaatagcccagactagaaacaacccaagtgttcatcaacaagtgaatagataaacaaatcaCATTTATGAGCAGCATTATAGAATACCATtcggcaataaaaaggaatgaactactgatacacgAACATTATGAACGAATCTTAAAAACATTGTGCCAAGCAGAAGAAACATATGTACCATACAtactgtatgtttccatttatcaGAAATGCTAAAGTAGGTAGGCAAATctaattcacagagacagaacaCAGATCAGTGGTAGCTGGGAGAGGGAGGGCAAGGGTGGAGGGAAACTGCAAAGAAACAAGAGGAAATTCTGTGGCGTTGAAAATATTCTCTCACTTGTGATATGCTTATGGCATGGTTGCATGGAtggatacatttgtcaaaacttactgaattttacacttaataggtgcattttatttataaaacatacataatatgcatatttgtatacaatatacataatttatacatatgtgtattatataatttacatacatgcaaattataccttaatacggttgattttttttttttttaaaaaggaggccCCATTGGGTGAAAATGAATGTTTATCGACACGTGCCTCCACAGCCCACATCATCCTCTCACCATTTgccttgaaaaagaaggaagtctAGGCAGGGAGAGCTCAGAGCTTAAGGTTTCTCTTGCTCAGGAAGCCAAGGTCTCACCTGGGCTAGGTAGTAGCCATTGGCTGAACGAAGCTGCACAGTGGGGCTCTCACTGTCACATTCAAACTGGAACAAGGACATTGGGGTTAAGCGCTCAGAAGCAGCACGCACCTCATCATCTGCAGAGGAAGCGCATGTCAGTAAAAGCCTCACCCTCAGTCTTGGCCCCTTCTCCGTGTTTTATGACCAGGGCTTCTGTCCCTCCTTTTTCCCTTCTCAACCTTCATCACTTTCTGTTGGACCATGGTAGGTCTGCACAAGACCCAGGCAACTTTCCCCTAAATCCCATACCCATGCTTTTCTGTCCTTCTCGACGGCACAAAAGATCCCCTTGGGACCCCAGGATCTTCCTTATTAGCAGACTCAAAAATCTATGCTGATCCCAAacacattttcctcttttcaacAGCCAGCCCTTCCTCTCTCCATCGCTGTGTTGGGCCCAGCACTTACCGTAGATGACTGAAATGAACCGCCGAGTCTTTGACCTGAGTCTCACCCAGGTTGGGCAGTGCTGTAGGATGAACCACTCCTCACCCCTCACGGGGTTGCAACCCAGGCCCAAGAGCAGATGCGTGCCCTGTGGATATAACATGCCTCCTTCTCCATCACACAGTGCCACAAGCCCTCCAGGCCGCACTTGCATGTGAAAAGCTGTCTGTGATGAGGGTTGGGAGAACAGCCGGTCTACATGGGACAAAAAGTGGTGTGTAGAGGTCTCCAGGTGGTAGCATCCATCTCGAAAATGCAACAGGAAGCCACACTCCTCCAGGCAGGGAACTGCTGCATCCACCCAGATGCGGCCCATAGTGGGGTCAGCCCGGGCATAGCAGCGGTGGATGGGGCTGTAGAGGATCACGTGGACATGGAGGGCTGGTCGGGGGGTCCACATGTGGTAAGCTGAGAGGACCCGGGAAGTGCAAAACACGTCCTTGCCATTGGACTCCAGATAACGACCAGAAATTAGGCACTGGAGGGTCCACTTGCTGTTCCGGTGGAAACGCAATAGAAAGCACCCATGGTGGCTGGTCCTTGGGCGGCCATAACACATAGTGCCATCACACTCACACAGCAGGTAGAGGCCCTGCACACTCTTTAGTCGTACCACGGCCTGTGTCTCATGCTCATTGCTCACCAGGATCTCCCAGGTCTGGAGGCatcaggaaggagaggagggaaatcAGTGTCACCAAGTTACCAGACCAAGGAGCCCTGCAACTGTCATGGCTGGCATCATCCTGGCACCTTCATCAGCACCAACCACCTGCCCTTCCACATCAGCCCTGGTGTCTCCTTGCTGTCAGCTCTTCCACTTTCCCAATCTCCCCTCATCAAAAGATCTCTGGGCCCTTCCACCCCTGCAGCCAGATGGCAAGATCCAAAGATAAGTTCTTGATGTCCACCTCCTTCAGCTAACAGAAGGTAAACTTCCCTCCTTTCTTAATCCCGCTCTtcaatatctaatttttaaagaaatgctttgGTATAAgtcttacttttttcttcctcactgTTGTCCACAGAGAGCACCCTTAGCCAATAACTCCATCCCCAAAGGTTGCCTTCCAGCATAGCAAGACAGAAGCAAAAGCTCTTATAGGCAGGCCCTGGCTCCAGGGATGAAGATGGGAGCACGAACAGTTCAGATGCAACTGCCTGGTTCAGCTGTGATCAACCTTGTTATAAAAGGAAGAACTTCTCCCCTGCCTCACTCTGGCACCCATCCCAGAGGTGCCTACATTCCTCTCTAGAATGAAGACCAACACTGCTAGGGCTTCTGGAGTTCCCCTTTCTCAAACCACAACCAGAACAGAAACATAGGCTTTGCAATAACTCCACTGGTCCAACTTCCCCTGGATGCCCACAATTCTGCTTTCCCACCTGGGCTCTCCACTTCTCTTTTTTATGACACAACCACACTGTGCTGGGATGGGGAATAGGGGACAGTTAGAGCAGGACAAGGCAGCGAGGGCAAGGCTGAGGCTTCTTTTTGTGGAATAAGTTGAGAGGTGGGAGATGGGGCAATGGGGTCTGTGAACAAAAGCCTGGAGTAGAAAAGTCTCAGGGCTGGCAATGGCAGAACCTAGGAAAGTGATTAGGTTGAGAGTACATCCCACTTTCATATACAGGCaagtgcatacacacatacacacacacagacagctTGGCCACTCAGAAAACTGGTTCCAGTATAGGTTTGCTTTGTCACCTGTCTCCTGCCCAAACTCTTCGCAGTTGCAGTGACTGTATTCTTGCATGCCTCAAAGGTGAGGTAAGTTCCTGCCCAGCTGATGAGCCCAACCCTTAGGTCCTCAGCCTTGGGATGTCTGTGTATCCACTCCATCTCATCCATGGGGCCGACACCACAGGTGATGACTCCGTCCGGCCCAGCCCTCCCCCCCGTAGTGAGGTTCCACAGGCCATAGGGCCTGTAGTACCCACCAGATGTTCCCAGAGAGAACTTCCCAGGCAGAGGCTGGCCTGGGGCCCAGCACCTCTGTGACCCGGGAGCATTGTGACTGTGAGGGCAGCCTCTTATCCCACTGTAGTGGGGAAAGGGCCCTTGCCCAGCAGCATTAATCCACGGCCTAGAGGAGGCGGGTCCAGAGCCTCCGGTGTTTGTCTTCCTATTCCCCTCTGGGCACCGAGGTAGGCTGAGCTGAGACCAGGATCTGGAACTTCAACCTGTGAATTTAGGCAAGTTTTCCCCTTTCTTTACCTCTGTTTCTCATTCTAACAACAGGATAGAAATCAACCTCTTTCCTCCCAAGGAAGTGGGTTCTGCCTGGCTTCCTTGCAGCTCAGGTATTTTGTTAAGTAAAAGATATCTAAGAAAAATCTATCAACTTTTATGGCCCTTAAGAGGATGAGGTCAAAATGTTCCAGATGTTGCTTTGCAGGGAGTATGAGGAAACCCTAGTTAATCAGCTGACATCAAATAACACATATTCATCACAAAGGCTGGCTCAGGACCTGGGTAAGGAGAAGTGCATAGGTGGAGAGAGCACCAAGCAGCCCTCCTCAACCCCAGCTGCTCTGCTGGTGGGTAGGACAGCTGACTGGGCAGACAGAGCTCCTGCAAGGATATCTTTCCCCTTCAAAGAATCTCCGAGTTATAGTCTCTTGGACTCACTTCCTGCAAAGCTTGAGGAGAAAACCCAGCTCAGAACCTGGAAAAAGTGACATGAAGGAAAAAGTGACATGAAGGAAAAAGtgacatgaaagaaaaagaaaggcaaaaagaagTGATGATGAGTTCTGCCTAAGCCTGGCTAGGATTCAAGGAAAAATGGGCAGTCAATCACACTTGGAGAATAGGCCACTCTCCTggttcctttttttgagacagggtcttgctctgctagCTAGGTTGGAGTGCATCTCAGTTGAccgcagccttgatctcccaagctcaagtgatcctcctgcctcagcctcctgaggtgctgggaccacaggtgtacacctccatgaccaggtaattttttatttttgtttttttgtagagatgggatcttgccatgttgcccaggctggtctttaacttctgggatcaagcaatcctcctgcctcagcctcccaaagtgctagaattacaggcatgagccacagtgcccagccaccCCTGGTTCCTTACACCTGCTTTCCTATTCCCCATAGGTGGGGTCTTCCCAGGTAGCAAGAGTCTCAGTGGCGAGCAGCAAGGAACTACAAGCCCCAGACTCCAcccatgttttataaaataaggataatagaCTATTAGTGGCAGAATCCTctgggtaattttattttttatttttttgagacggagtcttgcgctgtcaccctggagtgcagtggtgtgatctcaactcactgcaagctccgcctcctgggttcacgccattctcctgcctcagcctcccgagtagctgggactacaggcacccaccaccgcgcccggctaatttttttgtatttttttttaatagagatggggtttcaccgtggtctcaatcttctgaccttgtgatccacccacctcagcctcccagtgctgggattacaggtgtgagccaccgcgcctggcctcccctGGGTAATTTTAAAGATTCATATTGTTGGGCATCAGACTAGTCCTGACGAATCACATTTTCTGAAATGTACCTCAGGATTCGCATTATTAACGCACATTCTCTCCCCCTCTAATTTTAATGTGCAAGGCAAACATTAAGAACTGCTCTAAGTAGCTACGAGAATGATGGGAAGAGTTACGTGGTTCATGGAACTATGAAGGGAGATCCTGTAATCTTCAGCAAAGGGTCCTTGGAGCTGGGAAGGAATGAGACTTCCACCACTGGAAACCCTACAGTATTTCCAGCCCAATAAGGAGGGAGAAGCTGAGCTGAGGTATGTGTGGGTGGGGTTGCCCTGCAGCCTTAGCTGCTTTGATCCTCTCCCATGTTCTCTCTTGGTACCCAGTAACCCAGTCTCCCTGTTGCAGGCTATAGACAACACCATGTACAAACCACAGCAAATTTATTACTCAAGATCCAGTGCC
Above is a genomic segment from Macaca thibetana thibetana isolate TM-01 chromosome 3, ASM2454274v1, whole genome shotgun sequence containing:
- the FSCN3 gene encoding fascin-3, which gives rise to MDEMEWIHRHPKAEDLRVGLISWAGTYLTFEACKNTVTATAKSLGRRQTWEILVSNEHETQAVVRLKSVQGLYLLCECDGTMCYGRPRTSHHGCFLLRFHRNSKWTLQCLISGRYLESNGKDVFCTSRVLSAYHMWTPRPALHVHVILYSPIHRCYARADPTMGRIWVDAAVPCLEECGFLLHFRDGCYHLETSTHHFLSHVDRLFSQPSSQTAFHMQVRPGGLVALCDGEGGMLYPQGTHLLLGLGCNPVRGEEWFILQHCPTWVRLRSKTRRFISVIYDDEVRAASERLTPMSLFQFECDSESPTVQLRSANGYYLAQRRHRAVMADGHPLESDTFFRMHWNCGRIILQSCRGRFLGIAPNGLLMANATLPGPNEEFGILFANRPFLVLRGRYGYVGSSSGHDLIQCNQDQPDRIHLLPCRQGIYHFQAQGGSFWSITSFGTFRPWGKFALNFCIELQGSNLLTVLAPNGFYMRADQSGTLLADSEDITKECIWEF